The segment AAAGCCCGGGAACTCCTCTCCGCGCTCAAGCGAGCGGGGTTTTTTGTGCATAACCAGGTCGGCAGCCACGTGCAGTTGAAACATCCGCTCCACCCGGGGAAGGTCACGGTTCCGAATCACCCGGGAGAGGACATCCGAATGGGTCTGCTGCGGAGTGTTCTCCAACAGGCAGGTTTGACGACCGAGGAATTCC is part of the Deltaproteobacteria bacterium genome and harbors:
- a CDS encoding type II toxin-antitoxin system HicA family toxin, whose product is MGDFPTVKARELLSALKRAGFFVHNQVGSHVQLKHPLHPGKVTVPNHPGEDIRMGLLRSVLQQAGLTTEEFRRLLKK